One Setaria viridis chromosome 7, Setaria_viridis_v4.0, whole genome shotgun sequence genomic region harbors:
- the LOC140223434 gene encoding uncharacterized mitochondrial protein AtMg00300-like, protein MGDDNPREIMGIDSVKIKMPDGMIRMLKDVRHILGMARNLISLSTLDDEGYKYFGSGGVCKVSKGSLVHMIGDMNSAKLYVLRGSTLHGSVTVATVSNDEPNKTNLWHMRLGHMSELGMAELIKRDLLDGCTLGKMKFCEHCVFGKHKRVKFNASFHRTKDVTPVNFDEEQQHVSVQVEHVDDQDTEIVDNDVHDTV, encoded by the exons ATGGGGGATGACAACCCACGTGAGATCATGGGCATTGACTCCGTTAAGATCAAGATGCCTGATGGCATGATACGCATGCTGAAAGATGTGAGACACATACTAGGGATGGCTAGAAATCTCATCTCCCTCAGCACACTTGATGACGAAGGATACAAATACTTCGGCTCAGGTGGAGTGTGTAAGGTATCAAAAGGTTCTCTCGTTCATATGATAGGTGATATGAATTCTGCAAAGTTATATGTCCTTAGAGGAAGTACTTTACATGGTTCCGTTACCGTTGCTACTGTCTCTAATGATGAACCAAATAAGACTAATCTGTGGCATATGCGTCTTGGGCACATGAGTGAACTTGGTATGGCAGAATTGATCAAGAGAGACCTGTTGGATGGCTGCACTCTGGGTAAGATGAAGTTCTGTGAGCACTGTGTTTTTGGTAAGCACAAGAGGGTAAAATTCAACGCCTCTTTTCATCGCACCAAAG ATGTTACGCCAGTTAATTTTGATGAGGAGCAGCAACATGTTAGCGTGCAGGTGGAGCACGTGGATGATCAGGATACTGAAATTGTTGATAATGATGTTCATGATACTGTTTAG